Below is a window of Hydrogenimonas sp. SS33 DNA.
GACGCGGGGGTGGTCCAGCCTGTCGGCATCCGCTTTGTCGGCGACGCAGACATAGCAGGGCTGAAAGGTGCGTATCTGCTCCTTCAGCAGGTCGATGTTCCGCCCCGCCACCAGCGCTTCGACGCGGATGTTGTACCGTTCGGCGATCGCCAGCGTGTTGGTGCCGATGGAGCCGGTGCTGCCCAGGAGGATCATCGCTCCCCCCGGAGAGCGGTCATTGGCCATTGGTCATTGGTCACTGGGAATAGAACACCGATTTTACCCTCCCCAATGGCCAGTGGCCAGTGACCAATGACTGTTTTCACAACAGCCCCCTTAGCAGAAGCACCATGACAACCCCGCCGAAGAGGTAGCCGTCGACCCTGTCGAGAATGCCGCCGTGGCCGGGGAGCAGGTCGCCGCTGTCTTTGACGCCGGCTTCGCGCTTGAGGTAGCTTTCGAAAAGGTCTCCGAAGATCGAGGCGACGGAGGTGCCCAGGGAGATGAGCAGGGCCTGGGGCCAGTCGGCGAGGACGCTGCCGGCGAAGAAGCCGGTGAAGGTGGCGACAAGTACGCCGCCGACGACCCCTTCGAGGGTTTTGTTGGGGGAGGTGGGGCAGAAGGGGCGTCTGCCCGCCAGTTTGCCGGTAAAGTAGGCGCCGATGTCGGTCAGCGCCACGACGACGAGGAGCCAGAAGAGCGACGCGACGCCGAAGCTCTCATAGAGTTCCAGCAGGAAAAGAAAGGAGGCAGTGGGGTAGAGAATGGGCAAAAAGAGCCGCTTGTCGAAGTCGCGTGTGTAGGCCAGGATGGAGGCGAAAACGATGGCGATGAGAAAAAAGAGATCGTCCGGGTTGGGGTAGAAGAGCGCCAGAAGCCATGTGATGGCGGCGTAGGCGTAGAGATGGTTGTGCTCGGCGATGTTGAAAAGCCGCATCGCTTCGTAGAAAGCGAACAGATAGACGATTCCCAGAAAGAGCCAGATGAGGAAGAAGTTGTCGATGAGGCCGACGGCGACGACGACGGCGACGAGCACCGCACCAGTGAGAAAACGGGTGCCCTGGCCTTCGAATTTGCCCATAACGATTCCTTGCAGCTGTAAAATACCATTAGTGTAACGGAAAAGGGCTTAGATTTTTACTGATGTTACGCAAAGCATGAGCGAAGCCCATGCTTTGGCGGGGACACAGGGTGTCCCCTGCACCCCCCTAAAGCTCCGAAATCAAAGATTTCGAGAAGGCGTCATGCTTTTTGCGTAACGTCTGATATTTATACGTGTATATCGATGTGGGGGTTGCCTTCGTCGTCGAGGGTGAAGCCTTTGTCCCTGCTCTTTTTTGGGTGCGGGCGGGCCGCTTTCTCCCTCTCCTCTTCCCGCTCCTGCGCCTCCTGGCGTTCATGCTCCCTGTCGGGGTCGACGGCCATCGCCTCTTCCGCGGGGCGGGTCTCCTCGATGACCTTCTCTTTTTCGTTCACCAGGGCCTGGGCCGCCGCCTGCTGGACATCGTACCGGTTGAACTGCATATTCTGCACAGACGCGGCCACGTTCATGTTCTGGTTGACGAAGATGATGTTGGTAAGAGGTGAGATGGCCATCGTTTTCTGCTCTCTTTCAGCTCTCTGTCCGGGCTTGCTTCCTTATGGTGATTGTATCGTAATCGA
It encodes the following:
- a CDS encoding phosphatidate cytidylyltransferase produces the protein MGKFEGQGTRFLTGAVLVAVVVAVGLIDNFFLIWLFLGIVYLFAFYEAMRLFNIAEHNHLYAYAAITWLLALFYPNPDDLFFLIAIVFASILAYTRDFDKRLFLPILYPTASFLFLLELYESFGVASLFWLLVVVALTDIGAYFTGKLAGRRPFCPTSPNKTLEGVVGGVLVATFTGFFAGSVLADWPQALLISLGTSVASIFGDLFESYLKREAGVKDSGDLLPGHGGILDRVDGYLFGGVVMVLLLRGLL